The following nucleotide sequence is from Anser cygnoides isolate HZ-2024a breed goose chromosome 21, Taihu_goose_T2T_genome, whole genome shotgun sequence.
AGTGGTGTAACAGTTCTTAGTAACTGACTGTTAtgtgaaaaactttcttttcttgaaagaaCTGACACTTGATCAGCTGCTACACAGAATAGAAGCTAAGGACCACAGCAATGCTCCTATCCTGCTGAAAAAAGGAAGTGTTACACAGTCTAAAGTGCCTCTGATAGAGGAAATTAGCAGTACAGAAGTGCCGGAGGAGCTGAGCACCCCTGTCTATGAAATGAGCACTGTGAAGGATGCAAACAAGAAGCCATTACAAATTGAACTGAAAGTTGAATTGCCTAAAGTGAGCTCTGTTTCGGAGTGTGATCTGAGAATTTCAAAGGTAAGGCAACGGAAAGAATAACCTTGTTTTCTGTCTGGTATCAAATTCCTAGAAATACTTGCTGCTAATTCATTGTCAAATAACCAATCACgtattttaatattgttttagGATGACATAATCATCGATGTccctgaaaaatacaaattacaaCTAGATCTGCCAGAATTGGTGGATGAGGAAACAGCTACAGCAacatttaacaaagaaaaaggggTATTGTTCATCACAGTGTCAGTTGCAAAGCCTGCGTGTTAAAGAATTCTACATTCTGTCCAGTTCCTGTTCACAGATGACAGAACTAAACAAAAGCCCAGAACGAGAACCCTGACTTGCAGCTGGTGATGAGTTAATTGACTTAATCTTCAAAGGTGAATACCTCAAAATGCCTTTAGAAAGTACATGTAgaaaaggaaggcaggaggaaaatTAGCACCACCAAACTTAGGAAAACATAGAGACTAAATACTCAAGGAATACTTGAATATATTAACAGCTGTACTAATGAACCATAAATGCATACGAGCCTTACTGTATCATTAATTTTGCCTTAAGATACATGGCAGTAGCAGTtgcattgtttttctgtgtttttgttgttaaataaattattttgcttacTGGATTTATGTGGTTAAAGCAGCTCTTGCAAGCATTTTATGCTGGAGTGACTAGCAGAGGTGTGTCATACGCAGTTGTACCAGTTGCCCTGCATGCTGTTCCTGTTTTCTTTAGGACAATCCCTGCTGAACTTAACCGGAATAGGCTTTGTAGTCTTTTCAATCAAATACAAGCTAAAATATTATCATTGCGTGAGCTGAGCTGGCTTGGGAAGGCTGTAAGCAGTGTTGGAAGTCACTATCAGCACTCCAAGCAAGCACCCTGGATAGGATCTTTGAGACTGCAAGGCTGTTCCCCGTCATTCAGGGAGTGTAACCATAAGGTGAACTGTCTAGTGTTCTTCACACAGGAAGAAATCAGCACCTTCTTTAGCCAGAACCTTAGGTACCGGTGAACACTGAGCAAGAAAGCTAGGAATATTCCAAGTTTGCTGTGTTATCTTGGAATCCTTGTGATCACAACTTAAGGTTAATAGGGTGAGTTTCACCATCAGACTGAAAGGCTGAACAGCTCTAACTGTGCCACAGCAGTACGATAAGCCACACACGACTGAAGAGAAAAGCATTGGAACATGTTTTAGTAGTTGTCAATTCCAAACATTTAATAGAACATAGGTTCACTAGAGCAAGTCTGGAACCAAGATATTttagatctttaaaaaaaacaaactttaatgcacttttttttttttttttttttggttaagcCAGGCATGAAAACCAGCTATCACAGCAACCAGACATTAAATAGTtcccacaaaaatatttaatttccacaGTATTTTCTTCCAATATCTTTAGTGAATTTTGTAGCAGAACTTTACAGGAGACAGTACTTAATGCaatatacagaaaaacagattagctttaactttttgttttgttaacttCTCCCCCTGTTGAATTCTCCCGGTCACTTTGTAATTACTGCACAATCCTCCTTTTTACATGAACATTTCCAAGTGGAAAGTGGAATTTAAGAATGttcagcactgcatcccttCCAGGATACAATGACTGGGGTAACTGGACACAAGTCCAACAAACTACATAAGCATTTTACATACAATATATACATGGATAGCACATTCTGCAGTTTACTGAGGCTGGGACAACATCGACAATTCAGGGAAGAACTGCAGTACCAGTGACTAACGCAGAGCTTCCTATGTTAGAATGCCTGAAAAAAACTTCAAACATTTGAGTCACCACATGATTAACATCCACTGGTGGCACTATTATCATGTGTGATTTGCCTATATGGGTTCCAACACACAAAGTCTCTTGAATGTTCTGCAAAATGGTTACTTCCATGGCACCATAGCCTGATACTAACTTAGCAAGAGGAAAAGCAATTAAAGAGTCTTCATATGAAAAGCACATGTAAGTGAAAGTCTACACAAAGACAGCACATTCCCTGTGGCATCTGAGAGCTGTGACACCGCAGGTATCAGTGCTCTTTCACCTTTAAAGTGCTCAAAAGGGATCCCAAAGCTGAGAAGGTCCAAACCAGTGCCAAATTCCAAAAGAGTTTTGGAATGCTAACACTTGGCCTTTGAGAAACCATTCCCAGGGGCTTCAGTCCCTTAGTGCATCTGTCATTGTCACCCACCCCAGCAGAACAGGATAATATGGGAATTCGCCTACCTTGTACGTTTCAGTTACCATCTAATCTGAACTCCTGTGAAGAGATGTTTGTAATTCAAATTTCTGAGAACACTGAGGTCATGAAATTACCTGGTATGTACCCCGCCCCTCCTCGTTCAATCTAGTGTAGAAGCAGGTGGCAGTATGCATTCTGCCTGGATCATTTGTAAATCCGGGATGCTTAACTCTGTTTTGGAAGAGTTTGCAAGTTAACTAACtgtataaaaatacagtatagCTGTAATATtgctttgaaaagcatttttgcaAACTTTTGTTTCTGTACAGACTGGTAATAACATTACCAGATaatataatacatatttaaaattaaaaaaaaaaaaaggaactcttTAATAAGTCTGAACACTAAAGTCTAAATagcttgtttaaaacaaaacagtgtgaCCCAGGAAAATTTTGCTTGCATGGTTAAATTATAGCAGCATGGTTACTGGCTTCTCAAGGAAATTCTTGAATTCCGCAAGCCACTGTGCTCCAACTGCTCCATCTACAACACGATGATCACAGCTAAGTGTAACGGACATCACACTGGCCACatcaaatctggaaaaaaagaaaaaaagaaagttaacaCAATCTTCTGCAAATCACTGCCAAAGCAGCTATATCTCACACAGGACACTTGAATTATAATCCACCCCTTGAGCATtccttaaatataaaattaagcAAGTAGTTAAACAGGAACAGATGGCTAAACTGTTGTGTATCCCTTATGCTTTTCCATACCTTATTCCCCAACCCACCCCCTTCAAAGAAAGGGCCAGCCTTTCCTTAACTTGCAAGGAAGTTGCAAGAATAAACATATGGCAGGTCATTCATCCGTCACTGCAACAGGATCACACAAACATCAGGAGAAACATATATCTCCCTATTCTTCTTCAGAAGGTGCTGAAAGCAGCATGTCAACAAGtaataactatttttaaaaaatctatctAGGGGAAGTGTTAGAAAACTAGCCATTATTTCAGAGTTTTAATTCAGAAGCTCAGTACACGCAGAACCAGATGAATACTGACCCTTTCTCATTATCAGCCGGCACTAGCCTTTTCTCTGAGGAGCCAACTGCGAGGATGCAGGCTTGAGGTGGATTGATTATGGCAGAGAAATTCTTAATCCCATACATTCCTAAATTGGAAATCGTGAAAGTGCCACCCTACAAGACAAACACATTCACAGAAAACTCAGAAATCTGTTTCAAGTGGAATATTAATGAACACAGCTGACACGTCATGAAACAGACTGCTCATTCTGAAGAGGGACAGAAGACAAGGGCGGCAGTTATTACTAGCAGCTGGAGTTCCTCACCTGGAATTCATGTGGCTGAAGTTTACCTTCTCGGGCTTTAGTGGCCAAAGAAACCACGTCCTTACTGATGGAAGCCAGGCCCTTTATATGTGCGTTAAACACAATAGGTGTTATAAGGCCTGCAGGAGTACTCACTGCAACGCTAACGTCCACTACGTGATTTCTGCAAGATACAACAGAGATGCCAGTTACTCTAGCAAGACACAAGGAATTTCAGGTGTTAAGACAACTCTAAGTTAATATTTGTTCTGCAACAACTGTTTCACCTCACACTAGCCTCAGACTCAAGATTCTTGGCACTTCCATTAAACCCCCTCAACTATTGCATTATACCTGCTCCCCTCCCTACTCAAAATCCCGCCAGAAGATCTGCTACTCTGCCATCAACTCTCTACTGAACAAATAAAGTTTCTGGCTTCGACCGTACCATAAACTTACTGCCTAATAACTGTGTCCATCCACGAAGAATTTGCCTCAGGCACCTTCAAGCATGCCAGAGCTGAAGCTTTAATTATGAAGTCATTGACTGAAAGCTTTATGTTATCCGAGACCTCCTGCAAAGGAAGAGATTTGAGGTGTCAGTTTATCCCTTATGTGTAAAATAATTTGGGTAGTCACTGCCACGCAGTCTTGCttagagaaaatgagagaaaacaatcacaCTACCTGTAAGCGTTAATATTTGAAGTGCCAAGATAATTTAGGAGGTGAATATATATCCTTCATAATCTAAGAAGGCACattttttatgtctgtttttccccaaacttGGCTtagaattaacattttattttatttttttaccctCAAGCAGGGTACTATGTGGCCTTCTTAGGGAAATTAGATATTAGCACACAGTACCTCGGCAAAAAATCTCATTCTGTCACTGACAGTCCAGAACTGATGCACAACAGCTAGAAAAGGCACTGGAAAGAGTAttttttccaacccaaactggCATATCACCAAAAAGCAGGGTGGGCAAACCTGTGAGAGAATGCagtttccccccaaccccccaaatacTTGACCTGATTGAGTTCTTTCCTTAGCACCAGTACTTCTCCCATGTTCACATCGATAGAAAGGTAGTAGTGAGGTATTGTTTGTTTAGATTGCATCAGTCGTTGAGCAATGACCTGAGGGTacacaacagaaacaacaaaaataaatgatttcagaaaatttatGATCACAAATAATGACGTCAGGGAAGTAAAATCTCCTCACCCTCCGAATGTTGCTGATAGGGATATCTGTGAAGGTCCCCACTGGTGCTGCTGCGACTGCAGCAGCCGCAGgtactgcttctgctgctggagcctgcAACCAGAGCAAGACAGCACAGTTCACAGGACTCATCAAACACCAACCGCAGAGTAGTTCAGTAGGTAGGAGAAGAGCTGAAGCCCTGCTGCCTCTTCCTTGTGAGCAGCAGATATTTCCACTCTCTAGCCCCACCTCTCTGATCTCCAACTAGGTTCATTATAAGCCCTACAATTGATTATTAAATCACACATTAAATATTACACACTGCTCTGAAGTTCACAAAGTGCTAAGTCCTGCTAGATGATGGTTCCACATCCCATTCTTACAGATCTCAGGTCTACTCACTGGAGCAACCTTTGGCGGCACAAACGATTCCACATCTTTCTTTGTGATTCTACCCTCTGGTCCAGTACCTAAAAGCGTCAAAGGAAAACGTAAGAGGATTTCAATTAGTTGCAACAGGGCATCACGAAGCTCTGTTCAACAGAGATGTAAGTCACTAACAGTCCCTGGTGGGGAAAGCTGCACCGTGAGGATCATCCTGATAGggagaaaagaacagaacaggCAAGAACGTACCTGGAGGAACTGATACCTGACAGAGAGAACAAGGAAGGCAAAGGGCACCTTACCTTTCACTTGGGCAAGGTCAATTCCTTTTTCTGCCGCCAGTTTCTTTGCCAGAGGACTAACGAGGACCCTCCCTTTCCGGGGAGGTGGCCCAGCTGCGGGGACTACTGGAGTGGAAGGaacagcaggctggggaggaggagcagctgcagcaggagttgCCACCTTAACAGAAGAATCAAAGCCATTAGCTTTGTGATTATTTTGCAAACACCTTGGAGGTTTCACTTCAGTGCAATAAAAGAACAGGACCATCTAATTACCAGTCAAGGGAATAACAAGAGTAGTCTCCAACCTGGAAGTACTCAGAGAAGTTTCCCAGCACCAGAAATACTATCAGAAACTTTCCCGTGCAGAACACCAACTAAACTGTTGAACTATATATCAAAATGGTGAAATAAGTAATTTATAGTCCTAATTTTCAGGAAGGAACTGGTACAAggaacaggctggagaagagaccATAACAAATAATAACCTGCTCCAGTTTTCAGAGGGCAAAGTAGAGACCTCAGAAACGATCTCTTCTGAATGCATGTGTTAGCCTGGCACTCAGAGGATTATAGACATTATTACTGGAGTCAGGGCTTCTCACAGTCAAACCAGCAGAACAGTTTAGATCCAACCAGAAACTCTTTACAGTGCCCATAACCTCTCTCCCTGGCTAAGAAAGGCCCTTACTGgtggaggcggaggaggaggaggaggaacttGCGCCTTCATGTCAGCTACTGCAGTCTCTTGGTAGTCAGCAAAGGCCGGAATATCAGACTCCTTCTCCACAATGATGCAGAGGGTTGTTCCTAATGGCACGTCTCTTGTTCCTTCAGGCACCAAGATTTTTGCCAAGTAGCcttcctcctgcacttcaaAGCCTGAAAGGGAAAGAGCATGAAAAGCAGCATGAAAAGTAACACAACTTTTTTCCGTTGCCCCACATCTTCATGTCATGAGCAGCCGGAGGAGAACAGGTAA
It contains:
- the DLAT gene encoding dihydrolipoyllysine-residue acetyltransferase component of pyruvate dehydrogenase complex, mitochondrial, with protein sequence MWRAVARRLVPAAGLARGCRALSAAAVGPGAAVGARAGAPGRGPALGGPARRPRGLLPAAGPRVVPSRCCSLPAHQKVALPALSPTMQMGTIARWEKKEGDRIGEGELIAEVETDKATVGFESLEECYLAKILVPEGTRDVPIGAIICITVEKPEHVDAFKNYTLDTAASVPPAASVPPPPAAAPSAPPQPSPQAPGSSYPPHMQVTLPALSPTMTMGTVQRWEKKVGEKLNEGDLLAEIETDKATIGFEVQEEGYLAKILVPEGTRDVPLGTTLCIIVEKESDIPAFADYQETAVADMKAQVPPPPPPPPPVATPAAAAPPPQPAVPSTPVVPAAGPPPRKGRVLVSPLAKKLAAEKGIDLAQVKGTGPEGRITKKDVESFVPPKVAPAPAAEAVPAAAAVAAAPVGTFTDIPISNIRRVIAQRLMQSKQTIPHYYLSIDVNMGEVLVLRKELNQEVSDNIKLSVNDFIIKASALACLKVPEANSSWMDTVIRQNHVVDVSVAVSTPAGLITPIVFNAHIKGLASISKDVVSLATKAREGKLQPHEFQGGTFTISNLGMYGIKNFSAIINPPQACILAVGSSEKRLVPADNEKGFDVASVMSVTLSCDHRVVDGAVGAQWLAEFKNFLEKPVTMLL